The Drosophila sulfurigaster albostrigata strain 15112-1811.04 chromosome 3, ASM2355843v2, whole genome shotgun sequence genomic sequence ACTGATACATGATCTGAAGCACGACGCCGAAACCGCACAATGATGAACTGCATCGAATATTTACGATACTCGACACTTTATCAAACAGAACGTCGACAGCGATAAGCCACTGAAATAGTTGCTACACTAAAATGAAAGTACTTTCGTACCCTCGCGATAACAACCTAATAAATACTTCTTTGCAACGTAGTCCAAAGATAGCGACGTGTcaataaatggaaatggaactCACCTGTTTCAGCTTATCGGCCAGTTCGATGGAGTAATCCACCTTAAATTTGGGGAACTTCACATGCACTTCCTCGACGACCAGTTTATCAGCCAAATCCACCAAATTTACGCTCTTCAGCTTCTCGGCGAGATCCTTAAGACCCTCACGCTCCTGTGGCAACAGCACAAACATCGAGAGATCCGAATCCTTGTAGGGCATGTCAATGGCAGTGCAGCCCAGATCCTCGAAGAAACCATAGCCGAATTTGGCCTTCTGATTCATGTATGGTACCTTGACGGTCTCCTCTGCACCAACCCAGAAGTCATCCTCCTCAGTGCGCTCCTCGAGGAACTTGTTCGCCCAGCTGCCCTTGAAGTGCAGCGCATTCAAGAGGACCAAACGTGTGTTGTCACTGAAGGCATCGGGCGTCACCAGCTCCGTAATCTTACCCTCTGTCTTGGCATTAACCCAAGCATTGATGGACTGAGCTGCGGCATCGCTTAGCGCAAAGTTAATGGACTCTGCCTCAGAGTTATACTGCTCCTTGATGGACTGCTCGTAACTGGCCTTCAACTGTTTGCCTTCCTGTACGTACAGTTTGTTGGCAATCTTAAGCAGGTTACTGTTGCGGTACTTTTCCAGCACAAACTGGAAGGTTTGCGCCACCTCTGGTGGGAAATTGGAAACGAAACGCAATCCTGTGGCGATTTCATCGGCAGTCTCGCCTTGGGCACCGGCAAAGGCCAAAGCGATGCACGTCTGGATGGAGAAGGGCGAGAAGACGATGTTCTTGCTGACGCCGCCAGCTGAGAGCAGCTGGAACAGTTCGGTGGTGAAGGTGGCGCCGCCACGCGCAAATtccaaattgaaatcgaacattgcgataataataacaattaattacTGGGCGTTGAGAGAGCTGGCGCGTCCAATACTTTCGGCTGCCTACACTGGAATGCCTTAAATTCCGTTTTGGGGccacaacaaaagcgaaagcagCGTAATTCCATTTTGGCGTCGCTGTCGATATGACTCATTATCTGTTAGCCGGCAATTGAAGGTGACAGCATTGTTGAGCGGCTCTCTGCTCGGTAATAATAGTTTGGCTGATACGTGTTAATCTTGTAGTTGTCACAGTTActtaatattgttgttattgctagcCACTGTTGGGTAAATTACCCAAAGCAAGCGCTTATCTATTTGGAAttccttttaattttgttgcaaatcggtttcatttcaattcttGCAACGTGACCACAATCTGCAAatattggtatttatttttacaaatatactaaaatataacagCTTTACAACTATAACGTATTTACACGAGGTTTTAAAAACgttacagtttttatttaaattttaagtcaAAAAACGTTTactaagcaaaataaaataataaaaatttgtaatgaaTTAATGaccatataataatataagcaAATTCGTACAGACATAGTAGTAGTATAGTgatctaaatatttaaagaaattgtgtatatttaaaaatatttaaatgaatagttgaatttaattattgttagtACAAATTTGTAGTGGtagaattacaaattttaatatatctgTAAGTAGTTTTAATATTACAACAGTCATGTAACTATAAAATACCCGTCAggtgaattttaaatttgaatgtgCGCAAGTATTTTTAGTACCAAAGCAGTGGCTGtcacatataaataaatactaaacacCATCTGGTATTTTGAGCTACAGCCAACGGTCACATAAAACTCATTTTAAAacgcatttgttgttgtcggcacAGATTGCaacatcatttatttatttcgccGGCTCAGAGTAGTTTTTGCTGCCGCAAGCAAAAGTTGATAAAGTGCAGCAATCGCATATATTGCAAAGAAAGGGTAAGTGTGAATCATATTGCCAGATAACAGATTATcatgcatacaaattaaataaaaaaaataaacgccCTACAGCTGCAACTAAGACAATGAAAAGCGCAAATCATTGTGCGGTTTTAATTATAGCAGCCGCTGTCTGCATAGTTAACATCGCTGACGCTGCTGATAAACCCTATAGACGGAGCTTTGTCAACCCGTATCCACGCTTCAAGTTCTACGATGATGGCGTTGATCCCGGCAAGCCGCTCTTCCTCACGCCCCTCATCGCCAACAAATCGGTGCCCATGGAGCAGGTGCAATCGTTGGCTCGTGTCACGGGTTCGCAATTCCATGGCGTTGAAAGTTATGCTGGATATTTGACCGTTGATAAGGCCTACAACTCGAACATGTTCTTCTGGTATTTCCCCTCCGAAACCGATCCCGACTATGCACCCGTTGTCCTGTGGCTACAAGGTGGACCAGGCGCCTCTTCGCTCTTCGGCCTGCTCACCGAGAATGGTCCACTGGAGCTAGATGGCCAGGGCAAACTGCAGAAGCGCAACTACACATGGAGCAAGACCCACAATTTGATCTACATTGATAATCCTGTGGGCACTGGCTTCAGTTTCACCGACAATGATAAAGGATATGCGACCAATGAACGCGATGTCGGACGCAATCTGCACGAGGCCATGATGCAGCTCTACGAGCTGTTTGGCTGGGGCAATTCCTCGGGCTTTTGGGTCACCGGTGAATCCTATGCCGGCAAATATGTGCCAGCTTTGGCTCATCACATTCACAAGGTGCAGAATGCTATAGACACTCGTGTCTATATTCCACTCAAGGGCGTGGCCATTGGCAATGGGCTGTCGGATCCACTGCATCAGCTGAAGTATGGTGACTATTTGTATCAGCTGGGATTGATTGACGACAACGGGTTGCTGCAGTTCCATGAGGCCGAAAAGAAGGGCGCTGAATGCATCGAGAAGCGGGACATGGATTGCGCTTTTGATGTCTTCGATTCGCTCATCAATGGCGACATGACAAATGGTTCCCTTTTCAGCAATTTGACTGGTTACAATTGGTACTACAATTATCTGAACACGCATCCTGACCCGGGTGATGCCAAGTTGGGAGAATTCCTTCAATCGGGCGCCACACGTCGTGCCATTCATGTGGGCAAGCAGCCCTTCCATGACTTGGATAAGGAGAACAAAGTTGAGGAGCACTTGAAGAAGGATGTAATGGACACGGTTGCTCCTTGGATTGCCGAACTGCTCAATTTCTATACCGTGTGCATCTATAGCGGACAACTCGATATCATTGTCGCCTATCCATTGACTCGCAACTATCTGAAGCAATTGAAATTCCCTGGCTCCGAGCAATATAAGGTGGCTCCTCGAGAAATCTGGCGTGTCGATGGTGAAGTCGCTGGTTATGTGAAGCACGCCAGGCATTTGGTGGAGATTATGGTTCGCAATGCTGGCCACATGGCGCCACATGATCAGCCCAAGTGGCTGTACAACATGATCAATCATCTGACTCATTACAAGCATTAAATGAGCATCAgttctttaatatttcagCTCAAATAAGCTTTAAATATTACCAAGTACTTGATTTTAAATGACATTCTTAATTTCGattatatactttaaataaattggatgttaaagagtttttaaattttgataaaataatttacaaaaaaaatatgtttattaagAAAACTTTCAAATCTGGCGCGCTCGTTGTTTGTCTGAAAAAGGTGGCCAGATTTGCAAACAAACGCTCAGCTGCTTGTCTTGACAGTAACATGCTGCATTTTATGCGACGCTGGTCACCCTGACactttgtttatatttcattgCAATTGGCTGCGAACCACGAACATGACAGAAGCGGTAAGAAGCGTTGATATTATTTCTCAGACGGAGGAGTTGGCCGACAAGATCTTGGCCAACAAACAGGAGCTGACTGTAATGGACAAGAGGCGTCAGGAGAATCGAGAAGCTTTGCGTGTAATTGAAAAGTCTGATGAGCCAAAAGTTTGGATTACCGTGGGCAGCATGCTTGTGAAGATGAAGAGACCGCAAGCCAttgaactaattaaaaaaGGTAAGCACAGCTCACTGTGCAGACTTCTGCTAATATACAACTGTATTTTACAGATCAGCAACAAATCgaacaacaaatcaatttgatttattcgGAGCAAAAGATTTTGGTTAACAAGCACCGCGACGTGGAATTCAAATCACCATTTTCTGGTACAAATTTGAAGCCATTGGATCGTAAGGAATTCAGTGCACTAAAGGCGAATTTACCCATGCTTTAAGTAATACTCAAACCAGTTTAAATTTAGCTaagaataaaacattttaatcaTATGTTTATTTGGGCGCCTCTTTCAATGTTTTCCAACACCTATTATGGCAACTTACTGGCAACTCTGTTGCTCAGAGTGATATTTCCAATTGAACAAAAAAGCAATccgttacttttttttgcttaaggAATTTGTGCGTTTTGACataagtattataaatatattggaTAATagctaatttttaaattaaaagttaaaaatctAAACGATCTAAGCGCCTAATAAAGAGTaaacaagaaaacaataattgctgtagtatatttggtatattgtgcaagttaaaaaaagtttattttgaaatggCAGTTGCGGTCACCCTGCTTAAGCTCaccatttgtttgttgttgcgccTCGTAATCGCGGTGTCGTCGTTTTGCGTTGTCTCTCTGGCTGTTTCTAAATTCTTTGAAATTCCATCAACttgctaaacaaaaatatttaaacaaactGATTGCAATTACGGCGCACATCGCCAATGTGTTTTCATGAAAGTGATCAAAATTTGACAAGTTTGGCCAATATTTGTAACAGAAACGTGCGCTTACGTCGGAATTGCGTGTGTTCAACGAATTCCAGTGTGATTGTGTGAGTGGTGAATTCAGCGCCTTCCGCCTCGTGCCGCCCCCCAAAACCCCCCCGCTACTCTAGCGGCGtgcaaaaagtaaattttagtgcaaataaattgctttgCTTATCTCGGAGCGCGCGCGTTCGCTTGATATGGctacgagtgtgtgtatgcgagcgtgtgtgtgtgtattggtttgagtgttgttaattaatttacaaagcTGCTCCCCCCAAACAACCCCGCACAGCTTCAGCAGGCTCTTCTTGTAAAtaacatatacaaatttgtgaatttttgtTGGCGCAGCGCGTGTCATAAACAAGTGCGAGTTCGTTTTTGTTCACCACGCGCGACccactaacaaaaaaaacatacaaaacaaaacaaccaataagaacaacagccacaacaagaacaaaactGCAAGCTTCCCCTCCTCCCGGAGAAACCTAGGAAGGCAAAGGAGGCGCTGGCGCTTCATGTACTTGAAAACGAAagttcttttgcttttgcatgcAAACGGTTGCGCATAAAAAAGCAttcccatacacacacacacacgctgaaaAGAGAGTCACATACAATTACAAACATAGAGAGAGCAAACGCTGCGAGAGCGGAGAACGTTAAGAGAGGAGGCGCCGTGGCCACTTGGCCTTGAACTTGTGCGGCGCGGGAGCGCAGCGGTAAGTTGAAAACTGCCTTGAGCCTTTAGTGCCTAGTGCTTTTTTTTACTAGTTTCTTTGGTTCTTCTCTCCTGCTTTGTTGCAAGTCCAGTCTATACATAGCAAAGTTGGTTGGATTCTTGgctattttaaaattgattgcaGGCAACGTTGAGTTATTTTTATCGACTCTTTTATGGATATTTAGGCTGAGCCAAAGTCGATGTAGATGTCGTTGTGGTGGTGGCACGTTACGCGTTGCAAGTGGCAATTTGCTTTCTTTGTGCAACTCTCCTCATCCTCGTTTACTATTTTAcactattttatttgtgtgcttGACCAGCGCAAACTGCTTTATCAGCACGCCTGGCGCTGGTTCAAACTTGTCTATCCACTttaatagttttgttttgcataccGTGCACACATCTCGCCCCCTCCTTTTCCCTCTAACACAACAATGCTTTTACGCTCTcttgtagtgtgtgtgtgtgtgtgtgtatttgtgctTTGATTGCAGCATAACCGCAGCGCACATCAAATTAAGTGACAAGCTCACCACCAccaccccacacacacatacacacagcaagcagcagccgGATAGCGGCGACTGATAGCAGACACACAACAAGCAGAGCAAAGCGAGAATCATATTGCCCAAATGGTGGATCAACGACATTTCCCCACACACTcacgctcacacacatgcGTATGTAAGGCAGGAGTGTGTGCACAAAGAGAGCAGCAAGTGCGCTTGTATTGGTGATCTACAAGTAACTTCGTTTGCTTTCGCTAATTGTAATTTGCTCTCAGGGCCatttgctgttcttgttgctcCTCCTGATTTATTCTAATcacatgcaaacacacacacacacgcacacatagaAATATATGTGGGTGCTCTTATGCACGATCTTTCTCTTTGTCCAGTCGAGATAGTTGAAGcaaagcttttttttgtgcactgCGATGTGTTAATATCGGGGAAACTTTTATCTATTTGCAtaagtattttgtgtttaacgTAAAACCCAAacagcaaatattatttagacTATACttaaaatgatataataataataagttagTTGGGGGTTTTTCAAGCAGTACAAAACACATCCAATTacatattgtaatttattcatttgcacacaaaagtatacaaattttccatttgattaGCGTACACTGCACAAAACTGGAACTAATcaatcacaaaaacaaactgtgAAATTATGGTATAATAGATTCTTTTTATGCACGGCATTTGATatctattttttatgtattctaATGGTTTATTAGCAAGGCTTTTAACGATTGTTGAAATTATTGATGCTGATTGCGGATTATGTAAATAGCGATCGATGATGTGATAAGATGATGAGCAATGAGATAAAAGCTTCCGTTATGTATACTAAGTTTTTTACTGCTACattgtaaaatattgtaaacttACAGAAATTTAGTCATGATCGAAATATGAATCATTACTCGGATTTTCTTCATGGAGTTTCCATCGAAATGATAAGGATAAATGAGGTTTTATGTTGCAACTAATACAGTTCTGAAAACTTAAGtatctataaataatttctttagaATTAATGGGTTGATGAGGGTAATATTATTATCGTATAGATAAGATTTCcataaagaaatcaaattggaaatcaaagaaaaactTTACTATTCACTATTATGGCTGGGGTATTATCTATTCTAGAGTACATTAGACTCGTTGCCGTAGATCTAAGtacatttgtgtttgtatttggaataataattgttaaataGTTTTACAAGCAAAACGAGTTTTCACAGTACATAGACGAAAAAAAATGGTTGttcctattgttgttgttattatttgtcGTTATTTGAacctcgttgttgttgttgttattgttctggCTTTATGTATGAgctttaatataatttgtaaaaatatgcGAATTGATATTTGAAAACTTGTTTTCACATATAGATTTGGACAGTTCGATCGCAGTAGATTCGCACTGCGTAAAAGTTTCGGTGTGTATTGAATTGGGGAAACGTATTATTGCTTAAAACTTAATAAGTCTAATCAATCAGACGAAACTATTGACTGGAAAATACcctgtattttatatttcctcTGTCAaatctttttattatcaatgATAACTTGTTTTACTTGCTGATATCCTCAAAATAAACGTTTGTTTTATCACAATCTTATAATACTCTCTTATAACTTGTTATACAGGGTATGGTATGGGATATCGAAGTGCCCAAATAACATGGGGCGACAAACAAGTTATCgattcttgttattgttgcaaaGGATCTGCACggaatttgcaatttgttggctGTACacgtaaattgtaaattgtaaaatgctgttgctgttgctgtgttgcctGTAGTCTGATTAATTATGGGTTGTCTCTTGTGTTCGCCTGTCGTTCAAAACTCAAACTAGACGTTGCTCCATCCGTCTGTCCggctgtccgtctgtccgcttGTTGCTTGATCTGAGCCGGTTGTGTGTGGCAGGCAGCAGTTCGATGCAAGTGCAGCGCC encodes the following:
- the LOC133840558 gene encoding serine protease inhibitor 42Dd, whose translation is MFDFNLEFARGGATFTTELFQLLSAGGVSKNIVFSPFSIQTCIALAFAGAQGETADEIATGLRFVSNFPPEVAQTFQFVLEKYRNSNLLKIANKLYVQEGKQLKASYEQSIKEQYNSEAESINFALSDAAAQSINAWVNAKTEGKITELVTPDAFSDNTRLVLLNALHFKGSWANKFLEERTEEDDFWVGAEETVKVPYMNQKAKFGYGFFEDLGCTAIDMPYKDSDLSMFVLLPQEREGLKDLAEKLKSVNLVDLADKLVVEEVHVKFPKFKVDYSIELADKLKQLGISKMFDEGAEFNNLLESPEGVYVSKVLHKATIEVNEEGTEAAAATGMIMMTRMMTFPLQFQADRPFLYVIWNKKNILFAGAFVNAPDA
- the LOC133840554 gene encoding venom serine carboxypeptidase-like, which produces MKSANHCAVLIIAAAVCIVNIADAADKPYRRSFVNPYPRFKFYDDGVDPGKPLFLTPLIANKSVPMEQVQSLARVTGSQFHGVESYAGYLTVDKAYNSNMFFWYFPSETDPDYAPVVLWLQGGPGASSLFGLLTENGPLELDGQGKLQKRNYTWSKTHNLIYIDNPVGTGFSFTDNDKGYATNERDVGRNLHEAMMQLYELFGWGNSSGFWVTGESYAGKYVPALAHHIHKVQNAIDTRVYIPLKGVAIGNGLSDPLHQLKYGDYLYQLGLIDDNGLLQFHEAEKKGAECIEKRDMDCAFDVFDSLINGDMTNGSLFSNLTGYNWYYNYLNTHPDPGDAKLGEFLQSGATRRAIHVGKQPFHDLDKENKVEEHLKKDVMDTVAPWIAELLNFYTVCIYSGQLDIIVAYPLTRNYLKQLKFPGSEQYKVAPREIWRVDGEVAGYVKHARHLVEIMVRNAGHMAPHDQPKWLYNMINHLTHYKH
- the LOC133840560 gene encoding p53 and DNA damage-regulated protein 1 isoform X1, which codes for MTEAVRSVDIISQTEELADKILANKQELTVMDKRRQENREALRVIEKSDEPKVWITVGSMLVKMKRPQAIELIKKDQQQIEQQINLIYSEQKILVNKHRDVEFKSPFSGTNLKPLDRKEFSALKANLPML
- the LOC133840560 gene encoding p53 and DNA damage-regulated protein 1 isoform X2, with the translated sequence MTEAELTVMDKRRQENREALRVIEKSDEPKVWITVGSMLVKMKRPQAIELIKKDQQQIEQQINLIYSEQKILVNKHRDVEFKSPFSGTNLKPLDRKEFSALKANLPML